From one Desmodus rotundus isolate HL8 chromosome X, HLdesRot8A.1, whole genome shotgun sequence genomic stretch:
- the LOC112310295 gene encoding huntingtin-interacting protein M-like, translating into MAQKQNSETPDHLLTAELQCPLTYVDCLLLVDQHGQHQRSSANDFRLIMLDCLTDYIVEMVGIEATTRQLQITQQDTTDHQAARNNGEPRRSPQDTAFGLFDQMPESRKRG; encoded by the coding sequence ATGGCACAGAAACAAAACTCTGAGACACCAGACCATCTTTTAACAGCAGAGTTACAGTGCCCTTTGACCTATGTGGATTGCCTTCTACTAGTGGATCAACATGGTCAACATCAGAGGTCATCCGCAAATGACTTCCGCCTGATCATGCTGGACTGCCTGACCGACTACATCGTGGAGATGGTAGGCATCGAGGCCACCACCAGACAGCTGCAGATCACCCAGCAAGATACAACAGATCACCAAGCAGCACGCAACAATGGAGAGCCCCGCCGCAGCCCTCAGGATACAGCCTTCGGTCTATTTGACCAGATGCCTGAATCCAGAAAGAGGGGCTGA